From Pelosinus fermentans DSM 17108, the proteins below share one genomic window:
- a CDS encoding DNA topoisomerase III: MSKVLVLAEKPSVGRDLARVLRCNRKENGYFEGEKHIVTWALGHLVTLADPEVYDDKYKSWKLEDLPMLPAQLKLVVIKQSGKQFNTVKTQMTRKDVSEIVIATDAGREGELVARWIIEKAHINKPIKRLWISSVTDKAIKEGFSKLRPGKEYESLYASAVARAEVDWLVGINATRALTCKYNAQLSCGRVQTPTLAIIAAREEEIKTFKPKEYYGISATGSNHLKLIWQDKNTKNTRTFDKSVCEALLNTVKNKNAEVVEIDKAYKKKFSPQLYDLTELQRDGNRLFGFSPKETTSIMQRLYENYKVLTYPRTDSRYISTDIVDTLKDRVKACSVGPYSQIASAILKKPIKGNSSFVDNNKVSDHHAIIPTEQMPMLSSMSDMERKIYDLVVKRFLAALYPPFEYEQITLKAKIGGEVFIATGKTIIAQGWKAIYEHAGEDDEAKEDVVEQLLPKINRGDTISITNVSLTKGETKPPAPFNEGTLLSAMENPVKYMSNESEALKKTIGETGGLGTVATRADVIEKLFNSFLIEKNGKNIFITAKGKQLLALVPEDLKSPALTAQWEQKLGYIAKGSLNKNIFINDMKKYAQVVVSEIKNSQDKFRHDNLTRTKCPECGKFMLEVNGKKGKMLVCQDRECGHRKNLSIITNARCSTCHKKLELRGEGEGQIFVCSCGFREKLSTFNERKKKESTKSSKGEVAKYMREQSKGSDGPFNSAMAEALAKLQLK, from the coding sequence ATGAGTAAAGTATTAGTGTTAGCGGAAAAACCTTCTGTTGGTAGGGATTTAGCCAGAGTATTACGTTGTAATCGAAAAGAAAATGGCTATTTTGAGGGAGAAAAACATATTGTTACCTGGGCATTAGGACATTTAGTAACCTTAGCAGATCCAGAAGTGTATGATGATAAGTATAAATCCTGGAAGCTGGAAGATTTACCCATGCTGCCCGCACAATTAAAACTGGTTGTCATTAAGCAAAGCGGCAAACAGTTCAACACGGTAAAAACACAAATGACGCGCAAAGATGTAAGTGAGATTGTAATTGCCACAGATGCGGGGCGGGAAGGGGAACTGGTTGCCCGCTGGATTATTGAAAAGGCACATATCAATAAACCCATTAAGCGGCTGTGGATTTCTTCCGTTACGGATAAAGCCATTAAGGAAGGCTTTAGCAAACTTAGGCCTGGCAAAGAGTATGAGAGTCTCTATGCTTCTGCCGTTGCCCGGGCGGAGGTGGATTGGCTTGTGGGAATTAATGCGACTCGCGCTCTAACATGCAAATACAATGCCCAGCTTTCTTGCGGCAGAGTACAAACGCCAACTTTAGCCATTATTGCAGCCAGAGAAGAGGAAATTAAAACCTTTAAACCAAAAGAATATTATGGAATTTCTGCAACTGGCAGCAATCATTTAAAATTAATTTGGCAGGATAAGAATACAAAAAATACGCGAACTTTTGATAAAAGCGTTTGTGAAGCACTATTAAATACGGTTAAAAATAAAAATGCTGAAGTGGTGGAAATCGACAAAGCTTATAAAAAGAAGTTTTCTCCCCAATTATATGATTTAACAGAACTGCAGCGAGATGGTAACCGTCTATTTGGTTTTTCACCAAAAGAAACTACCTCTATTATGCAAAGATTGTATGAGAATTATAAGGTGCTAACCTACCCTCGTACGGATTCAAGATATATTTCTACGGATATTGTCGACACCCTCAAAGACCGAGTCAAAGCATGCAGTGTAGGTCCTTATTCTCAAATAGCCTCTGCCATTTTGAAAAAGCCCATCAAAGGGAATTCCTCTTTTGTTGATAATAATAAAGTCTCTGATCATCATGCAATTATCCCAACAGAACAGATGCCAATGCTAAGTTCTATGAGTGATATGGAGAGAAAAATATATGATTTAGTTGTAAAACGATTTTTAGCAGCCTTATATCCGCCATTTGAGTATGAGCAAATCACTCTAAAAGCTAAAATAGGCGGCGAAGTTTTTATTGCCACGGGTAAAACGATTATTGCCCAAGGATGGAAGGCAATTTATGAACATGCTGGTGAGGACGATGAGGCAAAAGAAGATGTAGTAGAACAATTATTACCCAAGATCAATCGAGGGGACACTATATCGATTACTAATGTGAGTCTTACCAAGGGAGAGACGAAACCTCCTGCACCTTTTAATGAAGGTACCTTATTATCCGCTATGGAGAATCCTGTTAAGTACATGAGTAATGAAAGTGAAGCCTTGAAAAAAACCATTGGAGAAACAGGCGGCCTCGGCACGGTAGCTACAAGAGCGGATGTGATTGAGAAATTATTTAATAGCTTCTTAATCGAAAAGAATGGCAAGAATATTTTTATTACTGCCAAAGGAAAACAACTGCTGGCATTGGTTCCTGAAGATTTAAAATCCCCAGCCTTGACGGCTCAATGGGAACAAAAACTAGGCTATATTGCAAAAGGAAGCTTGAATAAAAATATCTTTATTAATGACATGAAAAAATATGCGCAAGTGGTTGTAAGTGAGATCAAAAACAGCCAAGATAAGTTTAGGCATGACAATCTTACTAGAACAAAATGTCCGGAATGTGGAAAGTTCATGTTAGAAGTGAATGGCAAGAAGGGAAAAATGCTTGTTTGTCAGGATCGAGAATGTGGGCATCGTAAAAATCTCTCCATAATAACGAATGCCAGGTGTTCTACTTGCCATAAGAAATTGGAGTTACGCGGTGAGGGTGAAGGGCAGATCTTTGTCTGCAGCTGCGGTTTCCGAGAAAAACTCTCTACTTTCAATGAACGAAAAAAGAAGGAAAGCACCAAAAGCTCAAAGGGAGAAGTTGCTAAATATATGAGAGAGCAAAGTAAAGGAAGCGATGGACCGTTTAATTCTGCTATGGCAGAAGCCCTGGCAAAATTGCAGCTAAAATAG
- a CDS encoding CC/Se motif family (seleno)protein, with the protein MLRISDAAKEYILTKKKPVYVIQNGPTGLCCGSVDFGPSVYWGNPPMDQEYTINEIDGITVYVPQDFYTNVPLTVEVRSFLKIKNLYIEGWKVI; encoded by the coding sequence ATGCTTAGAATTAGTGATGCGGCCAAGGAGTATATACTTACGAAAAAGAAGCCTGTGTATGTGATCCAAAATGGCCCGACTGGACTTTGCTGTGGCAGTGTTGATTTTGGACCCTCTGTATATTGGGGAAATCCACCAATGGATCAGGAGTATACTATAAATGAAATTGATGGAATTACTGTATATGTGCCCCAGGATTTTTATACAAATGTTCCTCTTACTGTTGAGGTAAGAAGTTTCTTAAAAATTAAAAACTTATATATTGAAGGATGGAAAGTAATCTGA
- a CDS encoding TIGR01777 family oxidoreductase produces the protein MSLLITGGTGFVGRAVVKQLVARGNTFQIVSRDSKNHPRDSMVPLPEPGKLFTSATIAGTSCIINLAGESIAGSRWNSVVCQDIINSRVKITSCIVDSILQNQKMGLPYPKVLINASAIGYYGSHPKRRFTESSGNGHGFLADVCRAWEGEAVKAESLGVRVLRLRFGHVLGLDGGMLPKVTLPFRFGVGGYIGDGQQWMSWIHLDDLVNLILQAVECEDWQGAYNACTPNAVTMQEFMEILGRVLGSKSRTRIPAFLATILFGDMAQEVLLKSQKVYPKRLLQQGYTFHYPCLADALTHIFKK, from the coding sequence GTGAGTCTATTGATAACCGGAGGGACTGGCTTTGTAGGTCGAGCCGTTGTCAAACAATTAGTAGCCCGGGGAAATACATTTCAGATTGTCTCTCGTGACAGTAAGAATCACCCAAGAGACTCTATGGTTCCATTGCCTGAGCCGGGAAAACTATTCACTTCTGCTACGATTGCGGGGACAAGCTGTATTATTAATCTAGCGGGTGAAAGTATTGCAGGCAGCCGATGGAATTCCGTTGTTTGTCAAGACATCATAAACAGCAGAGTAAAAATCACTTCTTGTATTGTTGATAGCATTCTTCAGAATCAAAAAATGGGGCTGCCCTATCCCAAGGTATTAATCAATGCATCAGCGATTGGCTACTATGGCTCTCATCCTAAGCGGCGATTTACAGAAAGTAGTGGAAACGGTCACGGCTTCTTAGCCGATGTATGTCGAGCCTGGGAAGGGGAGGCTGTAAAAGCGGAAAGCTTGGGAGTACGTGTCCTGCGTTTACGATTTGGTCATGTACTTGGATTGGATGGCGGCATGCTGCCGAAGGTTACTCTGCCCTTTCGCTTTGGTGTTGGCGGTTATATTGGAGATGGACAGCAATGGATGTCTTGGATTCATCTTGATGATCTTGTGAACTTGATTCTGCAGGCAGTTGAGTGTGAAGACTGGCAGGGGGCGTATAATGCTTGTACTCCCAATGCTGTCACGATGCAGGAATTTATGGAAATACTGGGAAGAGTGCTGGGCAGTAAAAGCCGTACTCGTATTCCAGCTTTCTTAGCAACAATACTGTTCGGCGATATGGCACAAGAGGTCTTATTAAAGAGCCAGAAGGTGTATCCTAAGCGCTTGCTGCAGCAAGGCTATACCTTTCATTATCCTTGCCTTGCCGATGCCTTAACACATATCTTTAAAAAATAG
- a CDS encoding pyridoxamine kinase, whose product MQYFVPKVAAVHDISCFGRCSLTVIIPVLSAMGIQVCPLPTAVLSTHLGGFKDLAFCDFTNYMPEFFHHWKKEGITFHCIYSGFLASEEQIDVVQHFIDESSSNHPLVVVDPVMGDEGKLYSIYTPHMQERMKDLVRKADIVTPNYTEACFLLGESYQNTIYDTKKMKNWLMDLGGFGPSKVIITGIPFVNEKILTIGYDKRKNTFWEVYSDHIPVKYPGTGDIFASVLVGALLQQDCLSAAMERAAEFVRLSIQKTFAAQTPSREGVLVEKVLPWLCRDTRQ is encoded by the coding sequence ATGCAATATTTCGTGCCCAAAGTGGCGGCTGTTCATGATATTTCCTGTTTTGGACGCTGCTCTTTAACAGTGATTATTCCCGTATTATCAGCAATGGGAATTCAAGTCTGTCCTCTGCCGACAGCTGTTTTAAGCACTCACTTAGGTGGTTTTAAAGACTTAGCATTTTGCGATTTTACAAATTATATGCCGGAATTTTTTCATCATTGGAAGAAAGAAGGAATTACTTTTCATTGTATTTACAGTGGTTTTTTGGCCTCAGAGGAACAAATTGATGTAGTACAGCACTTTATTGATGAATCTTCTTCCAACCATCCCTTGGTAGTTGTAGACCCGGTCATGGGGGATGAAGGGAAGTTATATTCTATTTATACACCTCATATGCAAGAGCGTATGAAGGATTTAGTTCGAAAAGCAGATATTGTTACACCCAATTATACCGAGGCATGTTTTTTACTGGGAGAGAGTTATCAGAATACAATTTATGATACCAAGAAAATGAAGAATTGGCTTATGGATTTAGGAGGCTTTGGTCCATCCAAGGTGATAATCACAGGAATTCCCTTTGTGAATGAGAAAATTCTTACCATAGGATATGACAAAAGAAAAAATACCTTCTGGGAAGTTTACAGCGACCACATTCCAGTCAAATATCCTGGAACAGGAGATATTTTTGCCAGTGTGCTGGTGGGGGCTTTGCTGCAGCAGGACTGTCTGTCAGCAGCTATGGAACGGGCAGCCGAATTTGTTAGGCTCTCCATTCAAAAGACCTTTGCCGCTCAGACTCCCTCCCGGGAAGGTGTATTGGTAGAAAAGGTGCTGCCTTGGCTTTGCCGAGATACCAGGCAATAA
- a CDS encoding GDSL-type esterase/lipase family protein, translating to MLRILFLSIALFLVTVNGYAQNDKIQLVWHNAEDAVMYELEIANRPIKNNKKASAKQFVYSTTKISTPGIELDAALFKGEKLKKLYYRVRPLDFDKNPRAAFSDPIPLSEGVLNPVKPTITSSLKKSHPLPLYPVYSWIPVLGADSYEVEILSALPENPNGVEASKYRIRSSIVQGGFGFDYYDTHAYVEPGTFYWRVLALDENQKPIGKYSDASPLTVKIGSQKWAVFGDSITHGGGAISNPPSDERFEYVSYLPFPVKNLGRSGDTSEAMVERFEHDVLPFKPQYLFIMGGTNSIRGGVSGEVVIESLESLKKKCEENGITPIFLTVPPVNPERIQRVFDQSTADNWQVELAKVNAFIRNQSYAIEIYSLLADEDGILPVKYAQDGLHPDISGKKVMADSIKNFLKNHPEL from the coding sequence GTGTTAAGGATCCTATTTTTAAGTATTGCGCTGTTTCTGGTAACGGTAAATGGCTATGCCCAAAACGATAAAATACAGCTTGTATGGCACAATGCTGAGGATGCAGTTATGTATGAATTGGAGATCGCCAATCGTCCCATTAAGAATAATAAGAAAGCTTCTGCCAAGCAATTTGTTTATAGTACAACCAAGATTTCTACTCCTGGTATTGAATTGGATGCAGCTTTATTTAAAGGCGAAAAACTAAAAAAGCTATATTATCGTGTTCGTCCTTTAGATTTCGATAAGAATCCTCGTGCTGCTTTTTCAGATCCGATTCCTTTAAGCGAAGGAGTTCTTAATCCTGTTAAGCCAACCATTACATCCAGCTTAAAAAAGAGTCACCCCCTGCCGCTATATCCTGTATATTCATGGATACCAGTATTAGGAGCTGATTCTTATGAAGTGGAAATATTGAGTGCTTTGCCAGAGAACCCCAACGGAGTGGAAGCATCAAAATATAGAATCCGTTCTTCTATAGTACAAGGCGGATTTGGATTTGATTATTATGACACTCATGCCTATGTAGAGCCAGGGACATTTTACTGGCGAGTACTTGCGTTAGATGAGAATCAAAAGCCGATTGGCAAGTATTCTGATGCAAGCCCATTGACCGTGAAAATAGGCAGCCAAAAATGGGCCGTGTTTGGCGATAGCATTACTCATGGGGGTGGAGCCATTTCGAATCCGCCATCGGATGAACGTTTTGAATATGTCTCATACTTGCCTTTCCCTGTGAAGAATTTAGGCAGAAGCGGAGATACCAGCGAGGCGATGGTGGAGCGTTTTGAACATGACGTACTTCCCTTTAAGCCTCAATATCTGTTTATTATGGGTGGAACGAATAGTATTCGTGGTGGCGTATCTGGAGAAGTAGTCATTGAATCCTTAGAATCACTAAAGAAAAAATGTGAGGAAAATGGAATCACGCCTATTTTCTTGACAGTCCCTCCTGTAAATCCTGAAAGAATACAGCGGGTATTTGATCAGTCAACTGCTGATAACTGGCAGGTAGAATTAGCGAAAGTGAATGCGTTTATTCGAAATCAATCCTATGCGATTGAAATTTATTCCCTGCTGGCAGATGAGGATGGAATACTGCCAGTAAAATATGCTCAGGATGGATTGCATCCTGACATCTCAGGTAAAAAAGTTATGGCTGATTCCATCAAGAATTTTTTAAAAAATCATCCCGAGCTGTAA
- a CDS encoding pyrimidine/purine nucleoside phosphorylase, with protein MDQFKNVSIVKKANVYFEGKVTSRTVLFADGTRKTLGIMLPGEYEFSTDAAEVMEILAGELEVLLPGESTWNVYTGGDDFQVPANSRFSLKVKIVADYCCSYEE; from the coding sequence GTGGATCAATTTAAAAATGTTTCGATTGTAAAAAAGGCAAATGTATATTTTGAGGGGAAGGTAACGAGCCGAACTGTTCTTTTTGCTGATGGAACTAGAAAGACCTTGGGAATTATGCTGCCAGGGGAATATGAGTTTAGTACTGACGCTGCTGAAGTTATGGAGATTTTGGCAGGAGAGCTAGAAGTATTGTTACCAGGTGAAAGCACCTGGAATGTATATACAGGCGGAGATGACTTCCAAGTTCCAGCTAATTCACGTTTTTCGTTAAAAGTAAAAATCGTTGCGGATTATTGTTGTTCATATGAAGAATAA
- a CDS encoding aspartate/glutamate racemase family protein, giving the protein MKTCGIVGGMGPEASALFYMKIVKQFVHTKGYPPILMYSVPEPFQIADCFLQRNEEGNLLEQLVIEGIKTIHDNVDFCVIPCNTAHIYINTIRQVSKVPVFSIVEETCRYLKLHKIKKVGILATTASVDNQLYTKPLYESNIVPILPAIYQQKTVSEIIYRLVKGEILASDKAALLTIIGSLKEMGAECVILACTDLPILLSQDDIDFPLFDTLDILAEVAKNAIIGEYTVGNALSTA; this is encoded by the coding sequence TTGAAAACTTGTGGTATTGTCGGCGGTATGGGACCGGAGGCAAGCGCACTGTTTTATATGAAGATTGTCAAACAATTTGTACATACTAAAGGATATCCTCCCATTCTTATGTATAGTGTTCCCGAACCTTTTCAAATCGCCGATTGTTTTTTACAACGTAACGAAGAGGGAAACTTGCTGGAACAACTTGTGATTGAAGGTATTAAGACAATACATGATAACGTGGATTTTTGTGTAATTCCTTGTAATACAGCTCATATTTATATCAATACAATTCGGCAGGTTTCAAAAGTTCCTGTGTTTAGTATCGTGGAAGAAACCTGCAGATATCTTAAACTGCATAAAATAAAAAAGGTAGGGATTTTAGCCACTACTGCATCTGTTGACAATCAACTATATACAAAACCCCTGTACGAGAGTAATATAGTTCCAATACTACCCGCGATATATCAGCAAAAAACTGTGTCAGAAATCATATATCGATTGGTAAAAGGAGAAATTTTAGCATCTGATAAAGCAGCATTACTGACGATTATCGGCAGTCTAAAGGAAATGGGTGCTGAATGTGTGATATTAGCTTGTACCGATTTACCTATTCTGCTTTCTCAGGATGATATTGATTTTCCTCTGTTTGATACCTTAGATATATTAGCAGAAGTAGCTAAAAATGCAATAATAGGTGAATATACAGTTGGTAATGCGTTAAGTACAGCATAA
- a CDS encoding GNAT family N-acetyltransferase, producing MADVTKIDDNSGYDIQVLNESHLAQILYLQEIIVKNLSDPTIYFAEPTQFFHKQIAIEKSVIGLFQKKQLVGFHIASFPDLNEENLGIDIGIIQEEYLQVAQVGPLAVHPDHRKRGLFSKLLAKHLQMIKEMGYKHVCATVAPDNYPSIKGFIDNGFAIRQLKIKFNNLLRYVMYLDLENCLKQPQYSVRVLGTDTESQKFMISLGFYGYDALKNENGFDIVFGRDEMIV from the coding sequence ATGGCAGATGTAACAAAAATTGACGATAACAGTGGATATGATATCCAGGTCTTAAATGAAAGTCATTTAGCTCAAATCCTTTATTTACAGGAAATCATAGTTAAAAACTTATCTGATCCAACAATTTATTTTGCAGAACCAACACAGTTTTTTCATAAGCAAATCGCTATTGAAAAAAGCGTAATAGGTCTTTTTCAAAAGAAACAGTTAGTCGGTTTCCATATAGCTTCCTTTCCAGATTTAAATGAAGAGAACCTAGGTATTGACATTGGTATAATACAAGAGGAATATTTGCAGGTTGCCCAAGTGGGCCCACTTGCTGTACATCCGGATCATAGAAAGAGAGGACTTTTTAGTAAGCTCCTTGCAAAACATTTACAAATGATTAAAGAAATGGGATATAAGCATGTATGTGCTACGGTTGCCCCCGATAATTATCCATCTATAAAAGGTTTTATTGATAATGGTTTTGCCATTAGGCAGCTAAAAATAAAATTTAATAATCTACTTCGCTATGTAATGTATTTGGATTTAGAAAATTGTTTAAAGCAACCCCAGTATAGTGTACGAGTACTAGGCACAGATACTGAGTCACAGAAATTTATGATTAGTTTAGGTTTTTATGGATATGATGCCTTAAAAAATGAGAATGGTTTTGACATTGTTTTTGGCCGAGATGAAATGATAGTTTAA
- a CDS encoding AbrB family transcriptional regulator → MKNNIVIFFLSCIGGIIFFSAHIPLPWTIGPLVTTLLWKTIRKKPIHWPKSIRNIGLIFLGYAMGSPFTLQVGQQILDQLPGMLLTTFTTMTLSLLAGWFTCRFTGVGMINGLVGSIPGGLSQMAVICEEIDGADVAVVTLMQITRVLTVVFIVPMLAIYGLSNNSTPLPLFASTASLQFEQFLPFGIVCIISAFLARVIRIPTPYLMGPVIGTIALIIQGYNAPHLPQYITALAQIFIGIRMGADITFDGLTNWKSIVSYSFGGVIFVIAGSLGIDYILVKLYGIPFLTAFISTAPGGITEMGLTAMTVHADVSLVVAYQLFRLLSMLLIGIPLLRWWLGKKAVHKTLQPTL, encoded by the coding sequence ATGAAAAATAATATTGTAATTTTCTTCTTATCTTGTATAGGAGGAATCATCTTTTTTAGCGCCCATATACCTCTTCCTTGGACCATCGGTCCCTTGGTGACCACCTTACTTTGGAAGACAATCAGAAAGAAACCCATCCATTGGCCAAAATCCATACGCAATATAGGTCTGATTTTTCTTGGCTATGCTATGGGCAGTCCTTTTACCCTTCAGGTCGGTCAACAAATTTTAGACCAGCTCCCCGGCATGCTGCTAACGACCTTCACTACTATGACACTGAGCCTTTTGGCAGGATGGTTTACTTGCCGCTTTACAGGTGTGGGGATGATAAATGGTTTAGTTGGCAGTATACCCGGCGGTCTTTCCCAAATGGCTGTCATTTGTGAAGAAATTGATGGTGCTGATGTTGCTGTCGTTACTCTTATGCAAATAACCAGGGTACTAACGGTTGTATTTATTGTACCAATGCTGGCAATTTACGGTCTTTCAAACAATTCTACCCCTCTGCCGCTTTTTGCATCTACTGCCTCTTTACAATTTGAACAATTTCTGCCCTTTGGAATTGTATGTATTATTTCAGCCTTCCTAGCCAGAGTCATCAGAATTCCCACTCCTTATCTTATGGGACCTGTTATTGGAACCATTGCCCTTATCATTCAAGGCTATAACGCTCCTCATCTTCCTCAATACATCACAGCATTAGCACAGATATTCATTGGAATACGCATGGGAGCCGATATCACTTTCGATGGATTAACAAATTGGAAATCCATTGTCTCCTATAGTTTTGGAGGAGTCATTTTTGTCATTGCAGGTTCATTAGGGATTGATTATATACTGGTGAAGCTCTATGGAATTCCTTTTCTAACCGCTTTTATCAGTACTGCTCCCGGCGGCATAACAGAGATGGGACTCACAGCCATGACGGTTCATGCTGATGTTTCACTGGTTGTTGCCTACCAATTATTTCGCTTATTATCTATGCTGCTTATCGGGATTCCCCTGCTGCGATGGTGGCTAGGGAAAAAAGCAGTTCACAAAACCTTGCAGCCTACCCTCTAA
- a CDS encoding HAMP domain-containing histidine kinase: MKIKKQSIGFQFIVWTLLVCIAPFVAGGLYIEKVITKQVHENFEYYTYEILRKIHNKIDDGSIKPVYEAISLLAMDDRTAEVIKFIGDKQIKNPEMLDSKIYQFVVNYSGIFPRMMLVGLGTEQGGYLEYPGFFTESGYDSRSRMWYQEAVNHKGTAYLTDPYAMKTTGEIVVAFSRTVQYKDKILGVVVAGWNVEDLGKRIEEFKIGTNGYVILLSQNNKVIVCSKHNEWLMKTPLEIGIPELVDLADDGKIYRVIIEGKRQLVSVNRSPISGWKAIAIIDESELAEKVSQIMKPIFITCIVMLFLILGSIFWITKKYVIEPISELTEGVTALSNGDLEFRVPLGRKNEFGILAVAFNEMADKLKANFKKIQQQNEMILWNTIRQKEIEKQIARLDRLNIIGEMAAGIAHEVRNPMTTVRGFLQMLAKKEHDSPNFSFYGLMIEELDRANSIISEFLSLAKNKAVNLEYANLNHIIEAIIPLIEADARISNKSIVLELSEIPELLIDEKEIRQVILNMVRNGLEAMDEKGEVRVRTYCEENAVVMAIADQGSGIKVEILENIGIPFQTTKENGTGLGLPVCYSIAARHNAKISVKTGDDGTEFFVKFERLQDN; this comes from the coding sequence ATGAAAATAAAAAAACAATCTATCGGATTTCAGTTTATTGTATGGACATTATTAGTTTGTATCGCACCTTTCGTTGCGGGTGGACTCTATATAGAGAAGGTGATAACGAAGCAGGTACATGAGAATTTTGAATATTATACCTATGAAATATTAAGAAAAATACATAATAAGATTGATGATGGATCGATTAAACCAGTTTATGAGGCTATATCATTATTGGCGATGGACGACCGAACAGCAGAAGTCATTAAATTTATAGGCGATAAGCAAATTAAAAATCCTGAGATGCTTGACTCTAAGATTTATCAATTCGTTGTTAACTATTCGGGTATATTTCCCCGTATGATGCTCGTTGGGTTAGGGACAGAGCAAGGGGGATACTTAGAGTATCCTGGTTTTTTTACAGAGTCTGGATATGATTCTAGGTCACGAATGTGGTATCAAGAAGCAGTTAATCATAAAGGTACTGCTTATTTAACAGACCCTTATGCCATGAAAACGACAGGAGAAATAGTTGTTGCATTTTCACGTACTGTTCAATACAAAGATAAAATACTTGGTGTGGTAGTAGCTGGCTGGAATGTGGAAGATTTAGGAAAAAGGATAGAGGAATTTAAAATTGGGACAAATGGTTATGTAATTTTGCTAAGTCAAAATAATAAAGTTATTGTTTGTTCTAAGCATAATGAATGGCTGATGAAAACTCCACTAGAAATTGGTATTCCTGAGTTAGTTGATTTGGCAGATGATGGGAAGATATATCGTGTTATTATTGAAGGTAAAAGACAATTAGTCTCTGTTAATCGATCTCCTATATCAGGTTGGAAAGCCATCGCTATTATTGATGAGAGTGAATTAGCAGAGAAAGTAAGCCAAATAATGAAACCAATTTTTATTACTTGTATTGTGATGCTATTTTTAATTCTAGGCTCGATTTTTTGGATCACCAAAAAATATGTGATAGAGCCAATCAGTGAGTTAACTGAGGGGGTTACAGCTCTTAGTAATGGAGATTTGGAATTTAGGGTACCTTTAGGACGGAAGAATGAATTTGGTATCTTAGCAGTTGCTTTTAATGAGATGGCTGACAAATTGAAGGCTAATTTTAAAAAAATCCAGCAGCAAAATGAAATGATTTTATGGAATACAATTAGGCAAAAAGAAATAGAAAAGCAGATTGCCAGGCTTGATCGCTTAAATATCATTGGGGAAATGGCAGCAGGGATTGCCCATGAAGTACGTAACCCTATGACTACTGTACGAGGCTTCCTGCAAATGCTCGCCAAAAAAGAACATGATTCGCCTAACTTTTCTTTTTATGGTCTTATGATTGAGGAATTAGATCGGGCCAATAGCATTATATCAGAATTTCTATCTCTGGCAAAAAATAAAGCCGTTAATCTTGAATATGCAAATCTGAATCATATTATTGAAGCCATTATTCCTCTTATTGAAGCAGATGCCAGAATCAGTAATAAAAGTATTGTATTAGAATTAAGTGAAATTCCCGAATTGCTGATTGATGAGAAAGAAATTAGGCAAGTAATTCTTAACATGGTGAGAAATGGATTGGAAGCAATGGATGAGAAAGGAGAAGTCAGAGTAAGGACGTACTGTGAAGAGAATGCAGTAGTCATGGCTATTGCAGATCAAGGGTCAGGGATTAAAGTCGAAATATTAGAAAATATAGGAATTCCTTTTCAAACAACGAAAGAAAATGGTACCGGTTTAGGTTTACCTGTTTGCTATAGTATCGCAGCTAGACATAATGCTAAAATTAGCGTGAAAACAGGAGATGACGGGACGGAGTTCTTTGTTAAGTTTGAAAGGCTACAAGATAATTAA